One Mycoplasmoides pneumoniae FH genomic region harbors:
- a CDS encoding ABC transporter ATP-binding protein, with protein MRYFALTDLTKPTAKFTTDAMELRQISNAYLNQAQAYLQKGLKQLKKDYKNAILYTPKTEYKRFLKWKQTFLQDLNQTQKRFFIVRAQHFSYVLLFNLLDEQVEAVIATFNNFLDEHRLEAQSKQFDLDTAVNELHDYFDQLQKNTAYSEDLPTHLTQKTEQLINARNTQLTNLLNKIATTKPPLNKQQRLLASFRNYHEHLFLKNEVKKVTWLNEPRAKKESVTPDEEHIIELKNVYKYITNGVTTNAVLKGIDLKLKAHDFIVILGPSGSGKTTLLNIISGMDRPSSGSVVVNGQEMICMNDRQLTNFRRNYVGYIFQQYGLLPNLTVRENVEVGANLQRNPDKRINIDELLEAVGMKHLQKKLPNELSGGQQQRVSIARAFAKNPLLIFGDEPTGALDLEMTQIVLKQFLAIKQRYKTTMVIVTHNNLIAQLADLVIYVADGKIQALQANPNPKQVEDINWI; from the coding sequence ATGCGATACTTTGCCCTCACTGATTTAACCAAGCCCACTGCAAAATTTACCACTGATGCCATGGAACTGCGTCAGATATCCAATGCTTACCTCAACCAAGCCCAAGCATATTTGCAAAAGGGTTTAAAGCAACTCAAAAAGGATTACAAGAATGCCATTTTGTATACCCCCAAAACGGAGTACAAGCGCTTTTTGAAATGGAAGCAAACTTTTCTTCAAGATTTAAACCAAACCCAAAAGCGCTTCTTTATTGTTCGTGCCCAACATTTTTCTTACGTGTTGTTGTTTAACTTATTGGATGAACAGGTGGAAGCGGTGATTGCGACCTTTAACAACTTCTTGGATGAACACCGCTTGGAGGCACAATCCAAGCAGTTTGATTTAGACACAGCTGTCAATGAACTGCATGATTACTTTGACCAACTGCAAAAGAACACCGCTTACAGCGAGGATTTACCAACTCACCTCACGCAAAAAACCGAGCAATTAATTAACGCTCGTAATACCCAGTTAACGAATTTGTTAAACAAGATTGCTACTACCAAACCACCCCTAAACAAACAGCAACGTTTGTTAGCCAGTTTTCGCAATTACCACGAACACCTCTTTTTAAAGAACGAGGTCAAAAAGGTGACTTGGTTAAACGAACCACGCGCCAAAAAAGAGTCTGTTACCCCTGATGAAGAACACATTATTGAACTTAAAAACGTTTACAAGTACATTACTAATGGGGTGACTACCAATGCCGTTTTAAAGGGCATAGATCTCAAACTCAAAGCCCATGATTTCATTGTGATTTTAGGTCCCTCTGGCTCGGGGAAAACGACCCTGCTCAACATTATTTCCGGGATGGACCGGCCATCAAGCGGATCTGTTGTCGTTAATGGTCAGGAAATGATTTGCATGAACGACCGTCAGTTAACTAACTTTCGCCGCAACTATGTCGGTTACATCTTCCAGCAGTACGGGCTTTTACCCAACCTAACTGTAAGGGAAAACGTTGAAGTGGGTGCTAACTTGCAACGTAACCCTGATAAGCGGATTAACATTGATGAACTGTTAGAAGCAGTAGGGATGAAACACCTCCAAAAGAAACTCCCCAACGAGTTGAGTGGTGGACAACAACAACGGGTCTCGATTGCACGGGCGTTTGCTAAAAATCCCTTACTCATTTTTGGTGATGAACCAACTGGGGCTTTGGATTTGGAAATGACCCAAATTGTGCTCAAACAGTTTTTAGCCATTAAACAACGCTATAAAACCACGATGGTCATAGTGACGCACAATAACCTAATTGCCCAACTAGCCGATTTAGTCATTTATGTGGCAGATGGCAAAATTCAAGCACTGCAAGCAAACCCTAATCCCAAACAGGTTGAGGACATTAACTGAATTTAG
- a CDS encoding transketolase — protein MKNLFACQHLALSAIQHAKGGHVGMALGASPILYTLWTKHIQFNPNCPKWINRDRLVMSAGHGSMALYPILHFAGLITKQEMLHHKYGQVNTSSHPEYAPNNFIDASTGPLGQGLGMAVGMALTQRVLAAEFKALSPKLFDHFTYVVVGDGDLQEGVSYEVAHLAGVYQLNKLIVLHDSNRVQMDSVVRDVSLENLQTRFTNMGWNYLETSDAVADIDAAIEQAKKSDKPTFIEVHTTIAKNTTLEDQPAGHWFIPTDKDFARFNSNTKTNFTPFEYPQTVYDFFHKQVIARQAKPVQAYKELLEKLKDKPLYTKFINWTENDYQALYLNQLDERKVAQTNAATRNYLKDFLGQINNSNSNLYCLNADVARSCNIKLGDDNLHTNPHSRNIQVGIREFGMSTIMNGMALHGGVKVMGGTFLAFADYSKPAIRLGALMNLPTFYVYTHDSYQVGGDGPTHQPYDQLPMLRAIENVQVWRPCDEKETAAGVNYGLLSQDQTNVLILTRQALPSLEQSDSVQTLKGGYIISNRKQPDVIVAASGSEVQLALQLEQALNEQQLKTRVVSVPNINMLLSQPQSYLQQLFDPNSVLLTLEASASMEWYALAKYVKKHTHLGAFSFGESNDGQVVYEHKGFNVTNLLKLIKTLKS, from the coding sequence ATGAAAAACCTGTTTGCTTGCCAACACTTAGCGTTAAGTGCTATTCAACACGCTAAGGGTGGTCATGTGGGAATGGCCTTAGGTGCTAGTCCTATTTTGTACACCTTATGGACTAAACACATCCAGTTTAACCCTAACTGTCCCAAATGGATTAACCGGGACCGTTTAGTGATGAGTGCAGGTCATGGTAGTATGGCCTTATACCCGATCTTACACTTTGCGGGGTTAATTACGAAGCAGGAAATGCTCCATCACAAATACGGGCAAGTCAACACCTCTTCCCATCCCGAGTATGCCCCTAATAACTTTATTGATGCGTCCACTGGTCCCTTAGGACAAGGCCTAGGAATGGCTGTCGGGATGGCCTTGACACAACGGGTACTAGCAGCTGAATTTAAAGCGTTAAGTCCCAAACTGTTTGACCACTTTACCTATGTGGTTGTGGGTGATGGTGATCTCCAGGAAGGGGTGAGTTATGAGGTAGCTCACTTAGCAGGGGTCTACCAGTTAAATAAGCTAATAGTGCTCCATGATTCCAACCGGGTGCAGATGGACAGTGTCGTGCGTGATGTGTCCTTGGAAAACCTGCAAACCCGGTTTACCAACATGGGGTGAAATTACCTTGAAACTAGTGATGCAGTTGCAGACATTGATGCTGCCATTGAACAAGCGAAAAAGTCCGATAAGCCGACCTTCATTGAGGTGCACACGACAATTGCTAAAAACACCACCTTGGAAGACCAACCCGCTGGTCACTGGTTTATTCCTACCGACAAGGACTTTGCGCGCTTTAACAGCAACACCAAGACTAACTTTACCCCGTTTGAATATCCCCAAACGGTGTATGACTTCTTTCACAAGCAGGTCATAGCACGCCAAGCTAAACCAGTGCAAGCTTACAAGGAATTACTGGAAAAACTAAAGGACAAACCGCTGTATACTAAGTTTATTAATTGAACGGAAAACGATTACCAGGCGTTGTACCTCAACCAGTTAGATGAACGCAAGGTAGCACAAACCAATGCGGCAACCCGTAACTACCTCAAGGACTTTTTAGGCCAAATTAACAACAGTAATTCCAACTTGTACTGTCTCAATGCTGATGTAGCACGTTCGTGTAACATTAAGTTAGGTGATGATAATTTACATACCAATCCGCATTCGCGCAACATTCAGGTGGGTATTCGGGAATTTGGTATGTCCACCATTATGAACGGGATGGCACTCCATGGTGGGGTCAAAGTGATGGGTGGTACATTCCTAGCGTTTGCTGATTATTCCAAACCCGCAATTCGCTTAGGGGCGTTAATGAACCTCCCCACCTTTTATGTGTACACCCATGACTCTTACCAAGTCGGTGGTGATGGACCAACCCACCAACCGTACGATCAACTCCCGATGTTAAGGGCCATTGAAAACGTTCAGGTTTGACGGCCTTGTGATGAAAAGGAAACAGCGGCTGGGGTTAACTATGGTTTGTTAAGCCAAGACCAAACTAACGTATTAATTTTGACCCGTCAAGCTTTGCCTTCCCTAGAACAATCTGATAGTGTACAGACCTTGAAAGGGGGCTATATTATTAGTAATAGAAAACAACCCGATGTCATTGTGGCCGCTAGTGGCAGTGAAGTTCAGCTGGCATTGCAACTAGAACAAGCTCTAAACGAACAACAATTAAAGACGCGGGTGGTGTCAGTGCCCAACATTAACATGTTGTTAAGTCAACCCCAAAGCTACTTGCAACAACTGTTTGATCCTAACAGTGTTTTACTCACCTTAGAAGCGAGTGCTAGCATGGAGTGGTATGCACTAGCAAAATACGTCAAAAAGCACACCCACTTAGGTGCTTTTAGCTTTGGTGAGTCCAATGACGGGCAAGTCGTGTATGAACACAAGGGCTTTAATGTGACTAACTTACTCAAGTTGATTAAAACTCTAAAGAGTTAA
- a CDS encoding DUF31 family protein codes for MVKVWKIGFGVFLPTALLFSACSFKDYIPTPSFRKDFSTENNFVKNKVPGKDDIYSKFYDLTFSLNFVNNQAQDFGTGWLIDWKGDENKDLSKNKEGQTASQTRSSSEQTTDQDANLFTAYIATNLHVADGLKNDQDYAPYNKDGWGQPYPYQQKTQSFLLGKYTKPNVQLVKTNYEKPEDAVIEQKLKEDSLLFIQTSTLPKTAYAAIDPVNFSYNPTRTNGFWTAGKYNVYNGGNSIGNYADFAVIEVPLVLSNPNDAKIYQEWIRPATQAYKYLGDVEGLFAKKGYRSYIQDFYHLLGYPVTKNTKSEFILGQSQGTVNHMSFSNDESNTTNTITKASLTQQPHKEQSAYVVRESGLPTLTMNVDKYTGAKGTHLVNVDQITDLSLGDGLIDFGGLSRFILQYHNVNYKQFGYGTILWDTNFAGGSSGSAIFNQNKQINSIYFGALVNVTTDRNENVGLGLGQILRAPNTFNSSHEVPYSYDLIFGDVNTTNFYAQFAKKHNTHMWSKIQSTQNGEIGFHKNSKTGQQRH; via the coding sequence ATGGTTAAGGTCTGAAAAATTGGGTTTGGGGTCTTTCTACCAACAGCGCTTTTATTCTCGGCCTGTTCGTTTAAGGACTATATTCCTACACCAAGCTTTAGGAAGGATTTCAGTACGGAGAACAATTTTGTTAAAAATAAGGTTCCCGGGAAGGATGACATTTACAGTAAATTTTACGATCTAACCTTTTCCTTAAACTTTGTTAACAACCAAGCCCAAGATTTTGGTACCGGTTGGTTAATTGACTGGAAGGGTGATGAGAATAAGGATCTAAGCAAAAACAAAGAAGGACAAACGGCATCTCAAACCAGAAGTTCCTCTGAACAAACTACCGATCAAGACGCTAACCTCTTTACTGCCTATATCGCCACTAACCTCCATGTCGCGGATGGTTTAAAGAATGATCAGGACTACGCTCCTTACAACAAGGATGGTTGGGGTCAACCATATCCTTACCAGCAAAAAACCCAATCCTTCTTATTAGGTAAGTACACCAAACCTAATGTCCAGTTAGTCAAGACTAACTATGAAAAGCCAGAGGATGCCGTGATTGAGCAGAAGCTCAAGGAAGATTCGCTGTTGTTTATCCAAACGAGTACGTTACCTAAAACAGCATACGCAGCAATTGATCCGGTGAACTTTAGCTATAACCCAACCCGTACCAACGGTTTTTGAACAGCCGGTAAATACAATGTTTACAATGGTGGTAACAGCATTGGTAACTATGCTGATTTTGCTGTGATTGAAGTACCGTTAGTACTATCCAACCCCAATGATGCCAAGATCTACCAAGAGTGGATTAGACCAGCTACCCAAGCCTACAAATATTTAGGTGATGTAGAAGGTTTGTTTGCTAAGAAGGGCTATCGCAGTTACATCCAAGATTTCTACCACTTATTGGGTTATCCGGTAACTAAGAACACTAAATCAGAGTTTATTTTGGGACAAAGTCAAGGTACTGTGAACCACATGAGTTTTAGTAATGATGAGTCCAATACTACTAATACTATTACTAAAGCTAGCTTAACTCAGCAACCCCACAAGGAACAATCAGCTTACGTGGTACGTGAAAGTGGACTGCCAACCCTAACAATGAATGTGGACAAGTACACTGGTGCAAAGGGAACTCACCTAGTTAACGTTGACCAAATTACTGACCTTAGTTTGGGTGATGGTTTAATTGACTTTGGTGGATTATCACGCTTTATCTTGCAGTACCACAATGTGAACTATAAGCAATTTGGTTATGGCACGATCTTGTGAGATACTAACTTTGCCGGTGGTTCTTCTGGTAGTGCCATCTTTAACCAAAACAAGCAGATTAACAGTATTTACTTTGGAGCATTAGTTAATGTAACTACCGACAGAAACGAAAATGTGGGTTTAGGCTTAGGGCAAATTCTCCGTGCTCCCAATACCTTCAACTCTTCCCACGAAGTGCCCTATTCTTATGACCTCATCTTTGGTGATGTTAACACCACCAATTTTTACGCCCAGTTTGCGAAAAAGCACAACACCCACATGTGGAGCAAAATTCAAAGTACGCAGAATGGAGAAATTGGTTTCCACAAAAATTCAAAAACCGGTCAACAGCGGCATTAA